The window TTTTAGCCATGGCGACTTTACCCATTCCGTCTTTAGAAGATCCCTTAGTCGCAGGCCGAGTGGCCTATTACAAACGCTGCCATCAAGACTGGTTTCGGTTATACCTTTTACCAACGGCTCTCAATGAACTTCAGCGCGCGATCGCGCCTGTCCGCCCTCATCAAGGAACCGTCGCCCTCTTGGATAACCGTGTAAACCATCGTAGTTATGGCCGCCAAATTCTAGACGCGCTCAATCCAGCCGTGCACCTCCATCAGCGCCATACGCTGTGGCTCTCAGAACCATCTTCGTTTCCTCAGAGCAGACGAAGCTTCTAGAACACGATAAGATGCAAAATAGGGCGAGCCGTTTCACGAACTTGCTGACGCCCACCTTGAAGTGTAGACAGAGGTTAGTCGTCTGCCATGGGAGAATCTAAGCGCCGCCAGCAGAAATTAGGGGATGATTACGGCAAAGAGGCTACTATCTTGCCTTGGCTACCAATCACAAAACGGCAGGGAGAGCAATTTGTCGCATGGACCACTCGGGGAGCATGGATTGGGATTGCTGCCATGATTACGCTGTGGGTTACCGTTCGCTTTATTGGGCCAGGGTTTGGCTGGTGGGATATCGTTAATTAATCCAGGCCCAGCTTGCGTGTCAGCTCAGCGTTGGGGGTAAACCGTTAAGTTACCTCGCAGTGTGGTTGCAAGACTACCCTTGCCCTCGTCCCCTAGCGCGGCATCGAGCGGTAAGAACGAAACAGGTTCATTAATATGGCGGTCGCAATCATTCCCCCGGCCACGCAGAAACTTAACACAACCCCAAACGGTAGCTCGACTGAGCGAAATGCCAAGAACTGAACGGAGATAGGCGTGGCATTTTGAACCGACACAATCGCAATCACGATCACCCAAAGTGCTGGAATTATTACCAGAAAAAGTTTTTGCATGGTTCTGCGGGTCTTTTCACTAACGCCATTCTGACATTTTAGTGGCCGAAGTCGACCAGGGTCTTGCGTTAGGCACCTAAGATTCGGTAAGGTTATAGACTGGGCGTTTAATAGAGAATCATGGCTAAGCGAGTTCAAGTTGTTTTGCAGACAGATATCCGCAAATTAGGCATTGCTGGAGATTTGGTTGAAGTAGCCCCAGGCTATGCCCGAAACTACCTCTTTCCGAGAGGGCTAGCGGTTCGCACGACACCGGGTGTCCTCAAGCAGGTAGAGCGGCGACGGGAAGAGATTCGTCAGCGTTTAGAGCAAATTAAGCAAGACGCAGAGTCAATGAAGACGGCGTTAGAAACAATTGGCATGTTTGTCATCAAGAAGCCTGTGGGCGAGAATGACGCCATTTTCGGGACAGTCACATCGGGCGATGTGGCCGACACGATTCAAGAAGCAACCCAAAAAGAAGTGGATCGCCGCGATATTTCTGTACCAGATATCAACAAGCTGGGGGAATATACAGCCACTCTCAAGCTACATGCTGAGGTAACAGCAACCATTAACATTCGAGTTGCCGCTGAGTAGTGGTTTAGATTAGGCGCCCATCCTTTCAAGAACACTCACCATAATCTTTACTTTGGCGCTGTTTGTAAGAGCGCAGTGGCCTTCTTGGAATTAAGCGGTTTGCCAAAAAAGTAGCCCTGACCATATTGAATCCCCAGCGCCTGCAGGTGAGCTAGCTGCTGGGGCGTTTCAATACCTTCGGCAATCAGATTGAGGTTCAGGGCTTCGCCTAAGCCGATAATGGCTTGTAGGATCTCAGATTTGTTATTGGGGGTGCCAATCTCTTTGACAAAGGCCCGATCAATCTTCAAGCTGTCAATGGGGAACTGGTTCAAATAGCCCAAGGATGAATAGCCGGTACCAAAATCATCAATGCTGAGCTGCATGCGGCGCGATCGCAACTCTTGGGTAACGTCAACGGCCGCCTTTGCATCCTCCATGATGGCGCTCTCCGTAATCTCAAGCCTCAGCAATTCGGGGTTAATGTGAGTTTCAGTCACCACCTGATCGATTTCTGTAATCAGGTTGGGGTGAGCAAATTGCCGCACTGATAGGTTGACGCTGATCGTTAGATCAGACCAACCCGCCTGATTCCATTGGTTCAGCTGCTGACAGGCCAATTGCAGCACCATCATCCCCACTGGAACAATTAAACCCGTTTCTTCCATACAGGGAATAAACCTTCCAGGGGAAACCATCCCTAATTCAGGATGCAGCCACCGCACCAGCGCCTCAAAGCCTGTGATCTGACCAGTGCGAAGGTTGACGATGGGCTGGTAGAAGTTGACAAATTCCTGGCGTTCGAGGGCACGACGCAAGTCATTTTCTAAGGTCAGTCGCTCCATGAAACGCTGATGCATTTGGCGATCAAAGACCTGATAGCGCCCCTTGCCCCGCAGCCTAGCCTGATACATAGCGGTATCAGCATCTTGCAAGGGTTCATGGGATTGGGTATAGCCATCGCTGCTGAGAGCCACCCCGATACAAGCCGTGACATAAATTTCAAAGCCTGCCACTGCAAAGGCTTCATCAAAATCTTGAAGAATTTTCTGCACAAAGAGGCTGACAGAGCCTTGATCAGAAACCTGATCTAAGAAAAAGCAGAACTCATCTTCACCCGTGCGGGTCAGTAAATCCCCTGGGCGCAGGTGCGTATTCAGTCGTTTGGCAATTTCTACCAGCAGCTGCTCACCAATATCATGTCCCAAGGAGCCGTTGATCAACTTGAATTGATCACAGCCTAAATAGACCAAAGCAAACTCATGATGGTGATCTTGAAGCACTGTTTGCAAGTGCTGAAGTAAAAATGCTCGACTTGGCAGTTGAGTCAGGGGATCCTGAAAAATTCTTTGATATAGCTCAGAGGTGCGTTGCTGTACGGTGCTTTCTAGCTGCCGGTTAAAGTCCGAAAGCGTTTGGTACTGCCGTCGAATCCTCAACATCGATTTCACCCTGGCCCGCAGCTCAATACGACTCACAGGTTTACTGATGAAATCATCTGCACCTGCCGCCATACACTTGGCCAGGTCTTCCTTTGCTGTCAGCGCTGTCACCATAATCACGGGAATCGTACTCCACTCAGGCATCCGCTTAAGGTGACGACAAACCTCCATGCCATCCATGTCAGGCATCATCACATCCAGCAGAATCACATCTGGCTGAAAGTGAGTTAGCTGACTCAAGGCCTGCTGACCGCCCGGTGCATAGTAAAAATCATACTCTTCGCCATTGAGCAGCGCCTCAATGACGTCAAAATTATCGGGCTCATCATCTACGACTAATATAGACGGCATTTTTTCCGCGTGCATGCTACTCACCCTGTATCAAGGTACCAATTGTGGTTACTAATTCCTTTAGCTTGACCGGCTTAGCTAGGCAGGCATTCGCACCTATCACTAAACACTGTTCAGAATCACCCGGCACCGCTGACGCTGTGAGGGCAATGATGGGAAGGCAGGCACACTCTGGTAAAGCTCGAATTTGTTGAGTCACGTCTCGGCCGTTTATATCAGGCACATCAAGGCTGATCAAAATAATGTCTGGTTCCTCAACCTGGACGAGATGAATTGCCTCATATCCATCAGTGGCAATGGCCAGTCGATAGCCTTTCGCTTCTAAATATCCGCTGATGCTATAGCAATTCGCCTCGTTATTTTCAACTAATAAAACGAGTGGCGCTATCTTTTCTACCATAGGCTGTGCCGGTGCTGAGGCTATGGGCTCAGGTGCTGGACTCCCCATCAAATTGCGGAATGATTCTCTTAATTGTTCCCTTGAAAAAGGCTTGACCAAATAATCTACAGCTCCAAGCATCCGACCTTTTTGGCGCTCATCTACCACAGAGGTAATGATGACCGGAATAGATTGGGTTTGGGGGTTGGCTTTTAGTTGAGTTAATATTTCCCAGCCCGTTTGCCCAGGCAACTGCACATCTAAAATCACCAGGGCTGGCTGCAGTTGCATGACCCTTGCTAGGGCATTCTCTCCAGACCTTTGAAGCGTAGGGACTAACTTTTCTTCCTTCAGATAGCGAACGATTTGTTCAGCAGCTGCCTCAGAATCTTCAATCACAAATACTTGCTTTCCGCCTTTCCAAGGACGAGAAGGGTGATGGGTTGTTCGATCTCGATGCGCAGTTTTGGACTGCAACAAATGGCTCGGGAGTTTGATCGTAAAACAGCTGCCTCGATTTACTTCACTGTCTACTGTGACCGTACCGCCATGCATCTCAGTGATGCGTTTTACCAGGGCTAATCCTAAGCCAGTGCCCTCATATTGGCGATTAAGTTTACTGTCAATTTGAACAAAAGACTGAAAGAGCTTGGTCAAGTTTTCAGGCGCAATCCCGATGCCAGTATCGATCACAGAGATGGTAACCATCTCCAGAGTATTTTCGTTCGAGGTAGGGCGCTGAACCGCTGCATCATCCACCTCCAACCCGTTTGCTGGAGGAGCACAGGTCTCCAAGTCAACAGCCAAGGTAACGTCACCATCTTGATGGGTAAATTTAATGGCATTGCTTAATAAATTAATGAGCACTTGGTGCATGCGACGCTCATCTACAGCGACTGATAACCCCGCTACAGAATCTGAGATTTGCAGCACTAGGTCGATGTGCTTTTTGTGGGCTAACTCCCTAACGAATGACAGGCTCGTTTTGCAGAGGGACTGGATCGCAACCTGTGTAATATCAAGCTCCATTTTGCCTGATTCCACTTTGGCCAGATCGAGGATGTCGTTAATCAGCGCCAGTAAATGTCGACCGCTGTGTTCAATCGTGGTGAGAGATTGTTGCTGACGGGTATTCAGAGAGCCAAACACATTTTCTTGCAAGGCTTCAGTCATTCCCAAAATGGCATTCAGCGGGGTTCGGAGTTCGTGACTCATATTCGCTAAGAATTCGTCTTTCAGGCGGGTAGCATGCGCTAATTCAGCATTGGTTTGCTGTAGCTGAGCCTCGTAAGCTTTGCGATCGCAAATGTCTCGCATAATCCCTTGGATTAGGGTGATGCCCTCTAGCTGAACAAGGGTTGAAGCAATGCTCACAGGAATGATTTGCCCATTTTTACACCGTACGTCGACTTCGATGGCGGTGGGCGAATGCCCCGCTAATGCAGCCTGAAAATGCGCTGTCACAGCCTCCAGGTCTGCCGCTGGATGCAGCTGTGTGAAGTGCATTGCCGTCAGCTCTTCGCGGGTGTAGCACAGCAGTTCCTCTGCTTTACAGTTCACCTCAACCAGCCTTCCTTGCGCATTGGCCAACAAGATGGCATCACTGGCCCCATTCATCAGGGCTCGATAGCGGGCTTCACTCTTGCGTAAACAGTCTTCTGCCTGTTTGCGATCTGTGATGTCAATGGCGGATCCTAAAATTTGCGTCGGTTGGTGGGTACTATCGCGTGCAAAAACCACATCACAGCTCACAAACCAGTGCCAATTTCCTTGGCGATCGCGCAGGCGATATTCTACGTTTAAGGACTGCTCATCTGGCACCGCCGCAAGACAGCAATGATGACGCGCAATCACTGAATAATCTTCTGGATGCACAAGGTGGGTAAAAAAGTTGTTGGCCATCGCCTCGATGGCTTCAGAGTCATAGCCTAGAAGCGATCCGATTTTTTGATTGGTATAAAGAATGCGCTGCGTTTGCAGATCATAGAGGTAGAGAAAATGGGGGGTTATCTCAGCCATGCGCTCACGCAAGCACTGTTGAGTTCTCAGGTCTGCTGTGCGCTGGGCAATCTGCAATTCCAAAGCAATCTGCTTTCGATCAGCCCGCATCTGGGCGTCTTGAACTTCTCGACGGATGGCCGCTGGGAGGCGCGTTAAGTTATCTTTCATGACATAGTCATGGGCACCTGCCTGCATCATCTCGACGGCAGTACTATCGTTCAACACGCCAGATACCAGGATAAATGGAGCATCTTGCTGATGCTGCTGCAAAATCGCTAAGGCCGCTGGAGCACTAAATTGGGGTAAACGATAATCGGAGATAATCACGTCCCATGCTTGGCTATCCACAGCAGCCTCGAATTCTGCAGCCGTTTGGATCCGCTGCCATCGGGGTGTCAACCCAGCCAGATGGAGTTCTTGAAGGATGAGCAAGGCATCTTCCTCTACATCTTCAACCATGAGGATATTTAGGGTTAATGCGTTAGCTGCCTTAGCCATGGCGCTGATCTCTCAGGATGTGAACTAACATGTTTACAACAGGCGTTCTCCATCGGACGGGTTTACTGTGTATTACTGCAAATTCTGCTCAGGGAGGGGGCGAAGTGATTGCCGGTGATGGATGACCTAGCCCGATTTAGCCTCTGGACTCAGGCACCCGATAGCCCATTGCCGACGGCATGAGCAATCTCATCGGGGGCAATGACAAAGTTTGTGGGCTGCTCTGGGCCCGAAGTTTGTCGCTCATCTATCAATTCTGTGGAGTCTCACTAAAATTGTTCGAGTGGCGGCATATCGGGATGCGAAACCCACCCTAACCACAGCCAGCCATCAACCTATAGGCCTACACGCTGAACACGGCTGTGAATACGATTGAGGTCGTCTAAACCTTACTCATCAAGAGTGTTCCCCATCCTTTTCTAAAAGCGCCTTGTGCGAGTTATCAATCGTCTTAGGCCAGTCGATAGAAAAGCACCCAGGTTTATCCCTGATCATCCACCTCTGATCATCCAAAGACCGTCCCTAGCCAGAGAACAGCATCCGGCGAGGCTGCGCTGCAAGCATCGACTTGGGGCAATCTAAATGCCTAGGTAATGGCATAGTGCTCTCTCGAACAAGGGAGTATGATCAAGCAGGCAACCGGATCCAAGAGTCATGAACATCCGCTGGCGCAGTGCGTTTCGGTATCCCCAGACGATTTTTTTGCTCATTGGCGCTGCCTTGGGTTACTTGGCAATGGCCGTTTTCACAAGGGCGAGCGTCGTGGGCCTGGGGGTTGGCGCACTGATTACCTTGGGCATGCTGATAGCCTGGTTTCTTCAGTTTCAGCGCGATCGCATCACCACGACCGGCAATTTGCTTAATCGCACCGTCATGCTCGAGCATTTAGATGCCATTGCCCGGCGACTCGCGGGGGTTGAGACGCTATCCGTGTGGGCAGATGCTTACCAGTGGGCCAGCGCCAGCCAAACCGCTGCCGCTGAGATTGCACAAAGAGAGCCCACCCTAGTCCCTGACCTGGTGGAAACGCTCTACACCGTAGAAGCTCTAGTGTCTGATGTTGGAGGGAGTGCCATCGCCCTAGAGCAGGTACAAACAGAGCAATACCGTACCCTTACGCAGCGGCAATTAACTCAAAGCTGCGATCGCCTCCGCGCCACCCATGATCAGCTGCAGCAACTCCGGGATCAAATTGTCCTTTCCCAACTCAAAGCTGACGCCGCTGCCAGTGCCGCCCTACCCGCTCGGCTACAACTTCTGATTGACGCCAATAAAACGACCTTAAAAGCTGCCACTGACGATCGCCCATCACCCTAACCTATGTTTTTTCAGCGCTCTTTTCCCCGACTCAAGCAGACTTTTTCTTTAGGATTGATCGTAGGGCTCACCCTAGCCGTTCTCGGAGGTTGCCTGGGGAGTGGTATTCCCAGCGTCGATTCTCCAGAACAAGCTGAGACAGTCCTGCTTGAGACCGTATTACCGACCCTCGATCAGGAGGAAGATTTCGTCTCAGATGCAGTGGCGAGTCGGTACAGCACTGACACCATTACAGAGCCCCTACCGAACATTGAAGACTTTCCCCTCTACGCTGCTAC is drawn from Leptolyngbya sp. SIO1E4 and contains these coding sequences:
- a CDS encoding EAL domain-containing protein, producing MHAEKMPSILVVDDEPDNFDVIEALLNGEEYDFYYAPGGQQALSQLTHFQPDVILLDVMMPDMDGMEVCRHLKRMPEWSTIPVIMVTALTAKEDLAKCMAAGADDFISKPVSRIELRARVKSMLRIRRQYQTLSDFNRQLESTVQQRTSELYQRIFQDPLTQLPSRAFLLQHLQTVLQDHHHEFALVYLGCDQFKLINGSLGHDIGEQLLVEIAKRLNTHLRPGDLLTRTGEDEFCFFLDQVSDQGSVSLFVQKILQDFDEAFAVAGFEIYVTACIGVALSSDGYTQSHEPLQDADTAMYQARLRGKGRYQVFDRQMHQRFMERLTLENDLRRALERQEFVNFYQPIVNLRTGQITGFEALVRWLHPELGMVSPGRFIPCMEETGLIVPVGMMVLQLACQQLNQWNQAGWSDLTISVNLSVRQFAHPNLITEIDQVVTETHINPELLRLEITESAIMEDAKAAVDVTQELRSRRMQLSIDDFGTGYSSLGYLNQFPIDSLKIDRAFVKEIGTPNNKSEILQAIIGLGEALNLNLIAEGIETPQQLAHLQALGIQYGQGYFFGKPLNSKKATALLQTAPK
- a CDS encoding DUF2839 domain-containing protein is translated as MGESKRRQQKLGDDYGKEATILPWLPITKRQGEQFVAWTTRGAWIGIAAMITLWVTVRFIGPGFGWWDIVN
- the rplI gene encoding 50S ribosomal protein L9, producing the protein MAKRVQVVLQTDIRKLGIAGDLVEVAPGYARNYLFPRGLAVRTTPGVLKQVERRREEIRQRLEQIKQDAESMKTALETIGMFVIKKPVGENDAIFGTVTSGDVADTIQEATQKEVDRRDISVPDINKLGEYTATLKLHAEVTATINIRVAAE
- a CDS encoding response regulator, with translation MAKAANALTLNILMVEDVEEDALLILQELHLAGLTPRWQRIQTAAEFEAAVDSQAWDVIISDYRLPQFSAPAALAILQQHQQDAPFILVSGVLNDSTAVEMMQAGAHDYVMKDNLTRLPAAIRREVQDAQMRADRKQIALELQIAQRTADLRTQQCLRERMAEITPHFLYLYDLQTQRILYTNQKIGSLLGYDSEAIEAMANNFFTHLVHPEDYSVIARHHCCLAAVPDEQSLNVEYRLRDRQGNWHWFVSCDVVFARDSTHQPTQILGSAIDITDRKQAEDCLRKSEARYRALMNGASDAILLANAQGRLVEVNCKAEELLCYTREELTAMHFTQLHPAADLEAVTAHFQAALAGHSPTAIEVDVRCKNGQIIPVSIASTLVQLEGITLIQGIMRDICDRKAYEAQLQQTNAELAHATRLKDEFLANMSHELRTPLNAILGMTEALQENVFGSLNTRQQQSLTTIEHSGRHLLALINDILDLAKVESGKMELDITQVAIQSLCKTSLSFVRELAHKKHIDLVLQISDSVAGLSVAVDERRMHQVLINLLSNAIKFTHQDGDVTLAVDLETCAPPANGLEVDDAAVQRPTSNENTLEMVTISVIDTGIGIAPENLTKLFQSFVQIDSKLNRQYEGTGLGLALVKRITEMHGGTVTVDSEVNRGSCFTIKLPSHLLQSKTAHRDRTTHHPSRPWKGGKQVFVIEDSEAAAEQIVRYLKEEKLVPTLQRSGENALARVMQLQPALVILDVQLPGQTGWEILTQLKANPQTQSIPVIITSVVDERQKGRMLGAVDYLVKPFSREQLRESFRNLMGSPAPEPIASAPAQPMVEKIAPLVLLVENNEANCYSISGYLEAKGYRLAIATDGYEAIHLVQVEEPDIILISLDVPDINGRDVTQQIRALPECACLPIIALTASAVPGDSEQCLVIGANACLAKPVKLKELVTTIGTLIQGE